The following proteins are encoded in a genomic region of Chloracidobacterium sp.:
- a CDS encoding TonB-dependent receptor, with the protein MKIALYTLLICAFSLMVVQNAPAQSQALNGQIEGTITDNSGGAVPNATVVIKNTQTGTTRTVTTDNSGVYRAPLLPLGTYQVTVEAPNYKRLVREGITLTTGQTASVNGVLEVGDVSATVTVNADAPIADSAKIDVGRVMNAREVENLPLVSRNPYNFALLQANVTGRPNIEFGVPRINANGYTRRTNYQLDGNNNTQQDRGGIRLMPISDTFISEVQLVTNGFAPEFGNTPGLIMNAITPSGTNSLHGEASYRFRRTPMSSRPFNTSPTSLKPKTKVDDITVGLGGPIIKDRWHFYTGYEWVQRDLGGEPQRVITITPANQQALIAAGVSASAFPTAIPAAQKVNFFIVRTDAQLTENHRLTGRFNYFKNISPDNIGGGLTTLERSIDFLDKSYSLGLQLVSTFGPHFLNELRYQYAKRDSRNVANGHSGTGPSIVITGIANFGAPENADTIAPLEITNQMQDNLTWTNGDHVVKVGFGFNHIADTRRSNSFVRYTFSSIANYVSAKNGSNPFSYTRFDQIFGDTNIKFNSTFYNFFAQDDWKITRKLKLNYGVRYDLYDIPKADESAVYEPSRHFNVDKNNFAPRLGLVYGVRDGNHPTVIRASAGIYFDTVYLDMYQRALQGNGSPKSFTISFTNPTLPGAPGFPGNVSTGTPPRQNITGIASDFENMYAIHANVQVEQALTQDLSFTVGYIHSSGRHIPIYRSINRINPVGTLADGRPIFSDTISAATRMDTRFNDILIAEASGNSNYNAFTAQLNKRFSRGYQFSANYTLSKSMDDAPEQNLVATQAGGLVQQDPTNRRRDYGPSLADQRHTFVLSFVGRPDFHFESKAWNYVLNNNQFGIIATANSGERFNIIAATDINKDGFSGTDNPVGIIRNSGVTPKQFNIDLRYSRFIPFTERFKLEVLGEFLNVFNINSIYQINSLTVTTDALGNPTGPLPDTTNRPVTSLDSRQFQIGFKFHF; encoded by the coding sequence ATGAAAATCGCTTTGTACACGCTGTTGATCTGTGCTTTCTCGTTAATGGTCGTCCAGAATGCTCCTGCTCAATCGCAGGCGCTGAACGGCCAGATCGAGGGTACGATCACTGACAATTCAGGCGGCGCAGTTCCTAATGCAACAGTTGTCATCAAGAACACGCAAACCGGCACAACACGAACCGTAACGACGGATAACAGTGGCGTCTATCGAGCACCGCTGCTTCCGCTCGGAACATATCAGGTCACGGTGGAGGCACCGAACTATAAGCGTCTGGTTCGCGAAGGCATCACTTTGACGACCGGCCAAACAGCATCGGTGAACGGTGTCCTTGAGGTCGGCGATGTTTCAGCGACGGTTACCGTGAACGCTGACGCTCCGATCGCGGATTCAGCAAAGATCGACGTTGGGCGTGTAATGAACGCAAGAGAGGTTGAGAATCTGCCGCTTGTTTCACGTAACCCTTATAACTTCGCACTGCTGCAGGCAAACGTTACGGGCCGGCCGAATATCGAGTTCGGCGTTCCGCGTATCAACGCGAACGGCTACACGCGTCGTACGAACTATCAGCTTGACGGAAACAACAACACGCAACAGGATCGCGGCGGCATTCGCCTCATGCCGATCTCTGACACCTTTATCAGTGAAGTTCAACTCGTAACGAACGGGTTTGCACCTGAGTTCGGCAACACGCCGGGACTGATCATGAACGCGATCACTCCGTCAGGCACGAACTCACTTCACGGTGAGGCAAGTTATCGTTTTCGCAGGACGCCGATGTCATCGCGACCCTTTAACACCTCGCCCACATCGCTAAAGCCGAAGACCAAGGTTGATGATATTACGGTTGGGCTTGGCGGACCGATCATCAAGGACCGCTGGCACTTTTACACCGGTTATGAATGGGTACAGCGCGACCTCGGCGGCGAGCCGCAGCGTGTTATTACGATCACACCTGCGAATCAACAGGCCTTGATAGCTGCGGGCGTCTCGGCATCTGCCTTCCCGACCGCGATCCCTGCGGCGCAAAAGGTGAATTTCTTCATTGTCAGAACTGACGCACAGTTGACCGAGAACCATCGCCTGACAGGTCGGTTCAATTATTTTAAGAACATTTCTCCGGATAACATTGGCGGCGGTTTGACAACACTCGAACGAAGTATCGACTTCCTCGACAAGTCCTATTCATTAGGCCTTCAACTCGTTTCGACCTTCGGGCCGCACTTCCTCAACGAGCTGCGATATCAGTATGCAAAACGCGATTCGCGAAACGTAGCGAACGGTCATTCCGGCACGGGCCCGAGCATCGTGATCACGGGCATTGCGAACTTCGGAGCTCCTGAGAATGCCGACACTATCGCGCCGCTTGAGATCACTAACCAGATGCAGGACAACCTCACCTGGACGAATGGCGATCATGTGGTAAAGGTCGGATTCGGCTTCAATCACATCGCGGACACACGCCGCTCGAACTCTTTTGTCCGCTACACATTCTCGAGCATTGCCAACTATGTCAGTGCAAAAAACGGCAGCAATCCTTTCTCCTATACGCGTTTCGATCAGATATTCGGCGACACGAATATCAAATTCAACAGCACGTTCTATAACTTCTTTGCTCAAGATGACTGGAAGATCACGCGGAAACTGAAACTTAATTACGGCGTTCGCTATGATCTTTATGACATTCCGAAGGCAGACGAATCGGCAGTATATGAGCCGTCTCGACATTTTAATGTTGATAAGAACAACTTTGCACCTAGACTGGGTTTGGTCTATGGAGTGAGGGACGGCAACCATCCGACAGTAATTCGTGCGAGCGCGGGTATTTACTTTGATACGGTCTATCTGGATATGTATCAGAGGGCTCTTCAGGGTAACGGCAGTCCGAAATCGTTTACGATCTCATTCACAAACCCGACACTGCCCGGAGCACCGGGATTTCCGGGCAATGTTTCGACCGGCACTCCGCCGCGACAGAACATCACCGGCATTGCATCTGACTTCGAAAACATGTATGCAATTCACGCGAACGTTCAGGTCGAGCAGGCATTGACGCAAGACCTCTCGTTCACCGTCGGCTATATTCATTCGAGCGGACGGCACATCCCGATCTATAGGAGCATCAACCGTATAAATCCTGTCGGCACCCTTGCTGACGGTCGCCCGATCTTTAGCGACACGATCAGCGCCGCGACAAGAATGGATACGCGCTTCAACGACATCCTTATTGCAGAAGCCTCAGGCAACTCGAATTACAACGCCTTTACGGCTCAGTTGAATAAGCGTTTCTCACGAGGATATCAGTTCAGCGCGAACTACACGCTCTCGAAGTCAATGGACGATGCACCCGAGCAGAACCTTGTGGCAACACAAGCGGGCGGGCTTGTTCAGCAGGATCCGACCAACCGTAGGCGTGACTACGGCCCGTCGCTTGCTGACCAGCGTCACACATTCGTACTGAGCTTCGTCGGCCGTCCGGACTTCCACTTTGAGAGTAAGGCATGGAACTATGTGCTGAACAATAATCAGTTCGGTATCATTGCGACAGCCAACAGCGGCGAGCGCTTTAACATCATTGCCGCTACGGACATCAATAAAGACGGATTCAGCGGCACCGACAACCCGGTCGGGATCATCCGCAATTCAGGCGTAACCCCGAAGCAGTTCAACATTGATCTACGCTATTCGCGGTTCATCCCGTTCACCGAGCGGTTCAAGCTTGAAGTTCTCGGAGAATTCCTCAACGTCTTTAACATCAACAGCATCTATCAGATCAACAGCCTCACGGTAACGACAGATGCACTCGGAAACCCGACCGGTCCTCTGCCCGACACGACCAATCGTCCGGTAACCTCACTTGATTCCCGTCAATTCCAGATCGGTTTCAAGTTCCACTTCTAA
- the meaB gene encoding methylmalonyl Co-A mutase-associated GTPase MeaB, translating to MSREIDIKKLLAGDVLTTARAVSVVENGGPDAGELMKQVFPHTGKARIIGITGSPGAGKSSLVDKLALFYKDRGERVGIVCIDPSSPFSGGAILGDRIRMSALGLDKNIFIRSMATRGNLGGLSRSTVDAVAILDAAGYQKIIVETVGVGQDEVEIVKTADVSVVVLVPGMGDDIQAIKAGIMEIGDVFVINKADRDGVVRTQKELEALLAIAHRPDKWKPPIVRTVATQGEGIEELAAAAAKYVEFAATAHNDGSAGRKEAVARWRLLELLRERLLTDLLAQNGAEDALGLLSKSVAARETDPYTAVEELLAKRSG from the coding sequence ATGAGCAGAGAGATCGACATTAAAAAACTCCTCGCAGGCGATGTATTGACGACCGCGCGCGCTGTCTCGGTCGTCGAGAACGGAGGTCCTGATGCCGGAGAGTTGATGAAACAGGTCTTTCCGCACACCGGAAAGGCTCGTATCATCGGTATCACCGGCTCGCCGGGTGCCGGGAAGTCGTCGCTTGTCGATAAACTTGCACTTTTTTATAAAGATCGCGGTGAGAGGGTCGGCATCGTTTGTATCGATCCGTCGAGTCCGTTTTCGGGCGGTGCGATACTCGGCGACCGCATACGCATGAGTGCTCTCGGCTTGGATAAGAATATTTTTATCCGTTCGATGGCGACGCGCGGCAACCTCGGCGGTCTTTCGCGTTCAACGGTCGATGCCGTCGCTATACTTGATGCCGCCGGCTACCAGAAGATCATTGTCGAGACGGTCGGCGTCGGCCAGGACGAGGTTGAGATCGTAAAGACTGCGGATGTTTCGGTGGTCGTGCTTGTTCCGGGTATGGGTGACGACATACAGGCTATAAAGGCCGGAATAATGGAGATCGGCGACGTTTTTGTAATCAACAAGGCGGATCGTGACGGCGTCGTCCGCACGCAGAAGGAACTTGAGGCATTACTTGCCATCGCTCACCGTCCCGACAAATGGAAACCGCCGATAGTCCGCACAGTTGCCACTCAGGGCGAAGGTATCGAAGAGCTTGCTGCTGCTGCTGCTAAGTATGTTGAATTCGCGGCGACGGCACACAACGACGGTTCCGCCGGCCGTAAAGAGGCGGTCGCCCGTTGGCGCCTGCTCGAATTGCTGCGTGAACGTCTTTTGACGGATCTGCTGGCACAGAATGGCGCCGAAGATGCCCTCGGCCTCCTGTCGAAAAGCGTTGCTGCCCGAGAGACCGATCCTTATACGGCGGTCGAGGAACTTTTGGCGAAGCGGAGCGGCTAA
- the scpB gene encoding SMC-Scp complex subunit ScpB, protein MEQAAEQKTSRSTSDLVAVVEALIFVADEPVTAKLLAEVLGEERDAIRAAVEQLAADLAERGSGLQIREIAGGYQIATRTELHEDVRLFLKTRPSAKLSMASLETLAVIAYKQPVTVPEILEIRGVQSASAIKTLLDKRLIVAKGRKETVGKPIQYGTSKDFLIQFGLKDLSELPNIEDFEDFAGASVEVTPAEEPEAGTADYDELEAAIIEDNSTDDEE, encoded by the coding sequence ATGGAACAAGCCGCAGAACAGAAAACCTCACGCTCGACCTCCGATCTCGTGGCCGTTGTCGAAGCGCTGATATTCGTTGCGGACGAGCCGGTAACGGCAAAGCTGCTGGCTGAGGTCCTCGGCGAAGAAAGGGATGCGATCCGAGCTGCCGTTGAACAATTGGCAGCCGACCTTGCGGAACGCGGCAGCGGCCTTCAAATACGCGAGATCGCCGGCGGCTATCAGATCGCAACCAGAACCGAACTGCATGAGGATGTCCGACTTTTCTTAAAGACAAGGCCAAGCGCCAAACTCTCTATGGCATCGCTCGAAACGCTTGCGGTTATCGCCTACAAACAGCCGGTAACAGTGCCCGAGATACTTGAGATACGCGGTGTGCAATCGGCATCGGCGATAAAGACCTTGCTCGACAAACGCTTGATCGTTGCAAAAGGGCGAAAGGAGACGGTCGGAAAGCCGATACAGTATGGAACATCGAAAGACTTTCTGATCCAGTTCGGTCTGAAGGATCTGAGCGAACTGCCGAATATCGAGGACTTCGAAGACTTTGCGGGAGCCTCGGTCGAGGTAACACCGGCGGAAGAACCGGAGGCCGGCACGGCAGATTACGATGAGCTTGAAGCGGCGATCATAGAAGACAACTCCACCGACGACGAAGAATAG
- a CDS encoding acyl-CoA dehydrogenase family protein — MNFELSDEQRQIKYSVREFAESEIKPHVMEWDEAQHFPMELRPGLADLGLLGVVVPEEYGGAGMGYVEYATIIEEIGRVCGSVGLSVAAHNSLCTNHIYMFGSEEQKQKYLVPLARGESFGAWGLTESQAGSDSAGTRTTALRTDNGWLVNGSKNFITHALSCSTLVAVAVTDKEKGNHGISAFIFDRSMVGFRGDKKENKLGMRASETASVVFEDCLVPEDNLLGNEGEGFKQAMQVLDGGRISIAALSVGIAQGAYEAAVRYAKERQQFGKAIAEFQAIQFKLADMATQIECARLLTLQAAATKDAKQPVTQRSAMAKLYASETAVRVAEESVQIHGGYGYTKDYPAEKYWRDAKLCTIGEGTSEIQRIVIAKNLLKAVL, encoded by the coding sequence ATGAATTTTGAGCTTTCGGACGAACAACGGCAGATAAAATACAGCGTACGTGAATTTGCGGAAAGTGAGATCAAACCGCATGTGATGGAATGGGATGAGGCCCAGCATTTTCCGATGGAACTGCGGCCCGGCCTTGCAGATCTCGGGCTGCTTGGCGTCGTTGTACCCGAAGAATACGGCGGTGCGGGCATGGGCTATGTCGAGTACGCGACGATCATCGAAGAGATCGGCCGCGTCTGCGGTTCGGTCGGCTTATCGGTCGCCGCCCACAACTCGCTTTGCACGAATCACATTTATATGTTCGGCAGCGAGGAGCAGAAGCAGAAGTACCTCGTACCGCTCGCTCGCGGTGAAAGCTTTGGCGCATGGGGCCTGACCGAATCGCAGGCCGGCTCGGACTCGGCCGGCACACGCACGACCGCACTCCGTACTGACAACGGATGGCTGGTCAACGGCTCAAAGAATTTCATTACGCACGCCCTTTCGTGCAGCACGCTGGTTGCGGTCGCCGTTACTGACAAGGAAAAGGGAAATCACGGTATTTCGGCGTTCATATTTGACCGTTCGATGGTGGGCTTTCGCGGTGATAAGAAAGAGAACAAGCTCGGGATGCGTGCCTCGGAAACTGCGTCGGTAGTTTTCGAGGATTGTCTTGTCCCTGAGGACAATTTGTTGGGTAACGAGGGCGAAGGCTTTAAGCAGGCGATGCAGGTGCTCGACGGCGGCCGCATCTCGATAGCGGCTCTGTCGGTCGGCATCGCACAGGGTGCATACGAAGCGGCTGTCAGATATGCAAAGGAACGGCAGCAGTTCGGCAAGGCGATCGCGGAGTTCCAGGCGATCCAATTCAAGCTCGCCGACATGGCGACGCAGATCGAGTGTGCACGGCTGTTAACGCTGCAAGCCGCTGCGACCAAGGATGCCAAGCAGCCTGTTACGCAAAGGTCCGCGATGGCAAAACTTTACGCCTCGGAAACTGCCGTTCGGGTCGCCGAGGAATCGGTTCAGATACACGGCGGCTACGGCTATACAAAGGATTATCCGGCGGAAAAATATTGGCGCGACGCAAAGCTATGCACCATCGGCGAAGGCACGTCCGAGATCCAACGAATCGTGATCGCGAAGAATCTGCTAAAAGCCGTTTTATAA
- a CDS encoding CoA-binding protein: MNANFLTTDDQVRDLLSNSKTIAVLGIKPDSHEAQPANYVPKYMMDHGYEIVPVPVYYPEVSEILGKKVYRDLNDIPGEIDILNVFRRSDDITKHTLDILSKKPKAVWFQLGIRNDDVAERLADAGIKVVQDLCIMVEHKALIGLV, translated from the coding sequence ATGAACGCGAACTTCCTTACCACAGATGACCAGGTGAGAGACCTGCTTTCAAACTCAAAGACCATCGCTGTCCTCGGCATCAAGCCTGACTCGCACGAAGCACAGCCGGCAAACTATGTTCCGAAGTATATGATGGATCACGGTTACGAGATCGTGCCTGTGCCTGTTTACTACCCGGAAGTAAGCGAGATACTCGGCAAAAAGGTCTATCGCGACCTGAACGACATCCCCGGCGAGATCGATATACTGAACGTCTTCCGCCGCAGCGATGACATCACTAAACACACGCTCGATATCCTTTCGAAAAAGCCGAAAGCTGTTTGGTTCCAGTTGGGAATACGAAATGACGACGTGGCCGAGCGTCTGGCAGATGCCGGGATCAAGGTCGTACAGGACCTCTGCATCATGGTCGAACACAAGGCTTTGATTGGTCTTGTTTAG
- a CDS encoding rRNA pseudouridine synthase, whose amino-acid sequence MKERLQKLISQAGVASRRAAEKLILEGLVTVNGNTITELGTKADPAADHIKVRGRLINSRLAAKRNIYVLLNKPKGVLSSVRDPEGRTLVTDLVKGKGKLHPVGRLDFNSEGLIILTNDGAFTDRVASSRTIPKIYEVKVKGLPNSNAINKLRRGILLEDGFKTAPAEIRELNSTEKNGWYEVTLYEGHNQQIRKMFDAVGHSVVKLKRIAIGPLTLDGIVVGGSRQLSDIEVASVFAGAPNPSSRSRK is encoded by the coding sequence ATGAAAGAGCGTTTGCAGAAACTGATCTCGCAGGCCGGCGTTGCTTCGCGGCGCGCGGCCGAGAAACTTATTCTCGAAGGCCTCGTGACCGTCAACGGCAACACGATCACTGAACTCGGTACCAAGGCCGATCCGGCAGCCGATCACATAAAGGTTCGGGGGCGTCTTATTAACTCAAGGCTTGCGGCAAAAAGGAATATCTACGTTCTTTTGAATAAGCCGAAAGGTGTGCTTTCGAGTGTACGCGACCCCGAAGGCCGCACGTTGGTCACGGATCTGGTAAAAGGGAAGGGAAAGCTCCATCCGGTCGGGCGGCTCGACTTCAATTCTGAAGGCCTGATCATTTTGACGAACGATGGTGCATTCACTGACCGCGTCGCATCTTCGCGGACAATTCCGAAGATCTACGAGGTCAAGGTAAAGGGCCTGCCGAACAGTAATGCGATAAACAAATTGCGTCGCGGCATCCTCCTCGAGGATGGCTTTAAGACCGCACCGGCCGAGATCCGCGAACTTAACTCCACTGAAAAGAACGGCTGGTACGAGGTTACGCTTTATGAGGGCCATAACCAGCAGATACGAAAGATGTTCGATGCGGTCGGGCACTCTGTCGTCAAACTCAAACGGATCGCCATCGGCCCTTTGACGCTTGACGGCATTGTCGTAGGCGGTTCGAGACAACTTTCAGACATCGAGGTCGCGTCCGTTTTTGCTGGTGCGCCGAATCCCTCTTCCCGCTCTCGAAAATAA
- the mce gene encoding methylmalonyl-CoA epimerase yields the protein MKIDHLGIATKGIEDALRFWEGALGLENTHTEIVEDQKVRVAMLPIGESRVELLEPTSDDSPISKFLEKRGGGLHHIAVAVEDIKEVLAKLRAKGMRLIDNEPRIGAEGCLVAFVHPSAANGVLLELVQTKNK from the coding sequence ATGAAGATCGATCATTTAGGTATTGCAACAAAAGGTATCGAGGACGCACTACGGTTTTGGGAAGGAGCTCTCGGACTTGAGAATACTCATACCGAGATCGTTGAGGATCAAAAGGTGCGCGTTGCAATGCTGCCCATCGGCGAGAGCCGAGTGGAGTTGCTGGAACCGACGAGCGACGATTCGCCGATATCCAAATTTCTTGAAAAACGCGGCGGTGGGCTTCATCACATTGCGGTTGCGGTTGAAGATATCAAAGAAGTTCTCGCAAAGCTCAGAGCCAAGGGCATGAGGCTTATCGATAACGAGCCTCGGATCGGCGCGGAAGGCTGCCTCGTGGCGTTTGTCCATCCGTCGGCTGCGAACGGTGTCCTGCTTGAGCTTGTTCAGACAAAGAATAAATAG
- a CDS encoding segregation/condensation protein A, whose protein sequence is MSEELTQFSFDFFKESPEIVRSGSDQLKLKIGGFAGPLDLLLYLIKQEQANIFDIPIARITRKYLEFIQLMKRFDIAVAADFLVMAATLIEIKSKMLLPRDPKADPDDEEFDDPRKELVDRLLEYEKFKTAAGMLHERSTIEQATFTRGQIDEDENNAEISATVFDLLTVFQKIAARHAEAVQMEIEREEISLSEMIKTLKRRIFELGEISLLSFFEEMPTHRELVTAFVAVLEIVRTEDVRLTQTATFGDIILQKVSPAA, encoded by the coding sequence TTGAGCGAAGAACTTACACAATTCAGCTTTGATTTCTTTAAGGAATCGCCCGAGATCGTCCGCAGCGGCAGTGACCAGCTTAAGCTGAAGATCGGCGGCTTTGCGGGGCCGCTCGATCTGCTTTTGTATCTGATAAAACAGGAGCAGGCGAATATCTTTGATATACCGATCGCACGGATAACGCGGAAGTATCTTGAGTTCATACAGCTCATGAAGCGTTTCGATATTGCGGTCGCGGCTGACTTCCTCGTGATGGCCGCCACGCTCATCGAGATCAAGTCGAAGATGCTTCTGCCGCGCGACCCCAAGGCCGATCCGGATGATGAAGAGTTCGACGATCCGCGAAAGGAACTCGTTGACCGTCTGCTTGAGTATGAAAAGTTCAAGACGGCCGCCGGTATGCTGCATGAACGCTCGACCATTGAGCAGGCGACGTTCACACGCGGCCAGATCGACGAGGACGAGAATAATGCCGAGATCAGCGCGACTGTCTTCGACCTCCTGACCGTCTTTCAAAAGATCGCTGCACGGCACGCTGAGGCTGTGCAAATGGAGATCGAACGTGAAGAGATCTCGCTGTCTGAAATGATCAAGACCCTCAAGCGGCGAATATTCGAGCTTGGTGAGATCAGCCTGCTCTCATTCTTTGAAGAGATGCCGACTCACCGTGAGCTTGTGACCGCATTTGTCGCTGTGCTTGAGATAGTGCGAACTGAGGATGTTAGGCTTACGCAAACGGCGACCTTTGGTGATATCATCCTGCAAAAAGTCTCGCCCGCCGCATAG
- a CDS encoding cysteine--tRNA ligase gives MLKIHNSLTEQIEEFRPIGTGGEVKMYTCGPTVWNYAHIGNFRTFVFGDVLRRYLRYKGFRLTHVMNLTDVNDRIVSEAEVRGIPLNELTDRFIEVFWEDMHSLHCEIPEFAPRATDHIDDIVELIERLIANGHAYESQGSVYYRVSSFEGYGRLTRVRVHDPADCERLDKDRYRKEHACDFVLWKSVDKDDPVGWESRFGRGRPGWHIECSAMAMKYLGTSFDIHVGGVDLKFPHHENEIAQSEGATGRPFVKYWLHGEVLNINDERMSKSSNNVFTLRDLTRLNYDPLAVRYLLLSVPFDKPLNFTPDNLNGAQSTVARIHDFFHRMREGEFEPGGCPIFQEKVRKFLAAFEDAMDDNLNTAAALSALHGLIREVNISLSDSSLLSDDRDAVLAAVAKFDSVLAIFCSGRKEMLPAEIEELIAQRNIARRDRDFARADEIRDMLLAREIVLEDTPSGVNWKRKKGPEKCLCEVAFNG, from the coding sequence ATGTTAAAGATCCATAACTCTTTGACAGAACAGATCGAAGAATTTCGCCCCATCGGCACGGGCGGCGAGGTCAAAATGTACACCTGCGGCCCGACCGTCTGGAACTACGCCCATATCGGGAACTTTCGAACATTCGTATTTGGTGACGTGCTGCGGCGCTATCTGAGGTATAAAGGCTTTCGTTTGACGCACGTCATGAACCTGACCGATGTGAACGACCGTATCGTATCCGAAGCGGAGGTTCGCGGAATACCTCTGAACGAGCTGACAGATCGTTTTATTGAGGTTTTTTGGGAAGATATGCACTCGCTCCATTGCGAGATCCCTGAGTTTGCACCGCGTGCTACTGACCACATTGATGACATTGTCGAGCTGATCGAACGCCTCATCGCCAATGGCCACGCATACGAATCACAAGGCTCGGTTTACTATCGCGTCTCGTCATTTGAAGGCTACGGGCGGCTGACGAGGGTTCGAGTTCACGATCCCGCGGACTGCGAACGCCTCGACAAGGACCGCTATCGAAAGGAGCATGCGTGCGATTTCGTCCTTTGGAAATCTGTTGATAAGGACGACCCTGTCGGCTGGGAATCGCGTTTTGGCAGAGGCCGTCCGGGCTGGCACATCGAATGCTCGGCGATGGCAATGAAGTATCTGGGAACAAGCTTCGACATTCACGTCGGCGGTGTTGACCTTAAATTTCCGCATCACGAGAATGAGATCGCACAGAGCGAAGGTGCTACAGGCCGGCCATTCGTAAAATACTGGCTGCACGGCGAGGTGTTGAACATCAATGACGAGCGGATGTCGAAAAGCTCGAACAATGTTTTTACGCTGCGTGACCTCACGCGGCTTAATTACGATCCGCTGGCGGTGCGTTATCTTCTGCTTTCGGTTCCTTTTGACAAGCCGCTTAATTTCACGCCGGACAACCTGAATGGTGCCCAGAGTACCGTTGCGCGCATACACGATTTCTTTCATCGGATGCGCGAGGGCGAGTTCGAGCCGGGCGGATGCCCGATTTTTCAAGAGAAGGTCCGCAAGTTCCTCGCTGCATTCGAAGATGCGATGGACGACAATCTGAACACTGCTGCCGCTCTTTCGGCCCTGCACGGATTGATCCGCGAAGTAAATATCTCATTGTCCGATTCGTCGCTTCTTTCTGACGATCGGGACGCAGTTCTGGCGGCTGTCGCAAAGTTCGACTCGGTTTTAGCGATCTTCTGCAGCGGCCGTAAAGAAATGCTCCCTGCCGAGATAGAGGAACTTATAGCACAGCGTAATATCGCGCGGCGCGATCGTGACTTTGCACGGGCAGACGAGATCCGCGACATGCTCCTCGCCCGCGAGATCGTCCTCGAAGACACGCCCTCCGGTGTGAATTGGAAGAGAAAGAAGGGGCCGGAAAAGTGCCTGTGTGAAGTCGCCTTCAACGGCTAA
- a CDS encoding damage-inducible protein DinB, with product MSRGRLATAFLGELENEAKVTRAVLERVPAEKFDWKPHEKSMTMGRLAVHVAEMFGWTKEVCKSDVLDFATMDLTPFEPKTNEELLTFFDDHIANARSIIAETSDETFLTNWTMRNGEEVYLTLPKVAVVRTLVMNHIIHHRGQLSVYLRLNDIPVPSMYGPSADDPGK from the coding sequence ATGAGTAGGGGGCGTCTGGCGACTGCCTTCTTAGGCGAATTAGAGAATGAGGCGAAAGTAACAAGAGCTGTTCTGGAACGTGTCCCTGCCGAGAAGTTTGATTGGAAACCGCATGAAAAGTCGATGACAATGGGGCGTTTGGCGGTTCACGTTGCCGAGATGTTCGGCTGGACCAAAGAAGTGTGCAAGAGCGATGTTCTCGATTTTGCAACTATGGATCTAACACCGTTCGAGCCGAAAACAAACGAAGAACTGCTTACGTTCTTTGACGATCATATCGCAAATGCCAGATCAATTATTGCCGAAACCTCCGACGAGACATTTCTGACCAATTGGACGATGCGAAATGGCGAAGAGGTCTATCTCACGCTGCCAAAGGTCGCCGTGGTTAGGACTCTCGTGATGAATCACATCATCCATCATCGCGGGCAATTGTCGGTGTATTTGCGGCTTAACGATATCCCTGTGCCGTCGATGTACGGCCCATCGGCAGACGATCCCGGCAAATAG